The sequence CATTGACGATGACGGCATTATACGTGAGGCAGAAATTCAAGGCGGATGTGCTGGAAACACTTTAGGCTTATGCAGTCTCATAATAGGACAGAAAGCAACCGATGTTGCAGATCGTCTCAGAGGCATCAGATGTGGAATGAAACCAACATCTTGTCCTGATCAACTTGCAAAAGCAATTGATTCTTCAATTAATTAACAAAAGAGGATGTCGCATA is a genomic window of Lachnospiraceae bacterium C1.1 containing:
- a CDS encoding TIGR03905 family TSCPD domain-containing protein, producing MEINYKNKGTCSRGTHLVIDDDGIIREAEIQGGCAGNTLGLCSLIIGQKATDVADRLRGIRCGMKPTSCPDQLAKAIDSSIN